A region from the Romeriopsis navalis LEGE 11480 genome encodes:
- a CDS encoding zinc ribbon domain-containing protein, which produces MLKKLQRLLQRFFRKSRTLNHQVLNAPSICVLILVDIFILVNVFFGLNDISSWHLSPGQAYPCYAEWRDYRANEKPGKDYEFIRSAMRDRAFRKPTLINQRANYQDSTKGHLGQVSTACLDYADLEDAVRTSENVKTIEAIDTKLDEIATIEANSRKIRKQYDSTLLEKAAGQSRQKSINQVGADAAKQKLAANTVSINRLKQEITGLKQQVLARPEVVQFLGQVQNQSAFATIEAGYQHARFWYPSIQLLLQALFLVPLIVISYGIHRFALRKNYGLVALLSWHLLIISLIPTFFKIFEFLQVGALFQWVFETISTLFGGLLFLVSYVQIGLIPLAGFLLIKLIQRVSKSGGNPRAQAANRIMQSRCLRCAKKVRPEDAHCSHCGYRQYDECPSCQAMTHRHMPHCTHCGAETQFNPKLEQ; this is translated from the coding sequence ATGCTCAAAAAACTCCAACGCCTGCTCCAGCGATTCTTCCGCAAGTCCCGCACCCTTAACCATCAGGTCCTAAATGCCCCCAGCATTTGTGTCCTAATTTTGGTTGATATTTTCATTCTGGTGAATGTCTTCTTCGGGCTGAACGATATTAGCAGTTGGCATCTGAGTCCGGGTCAGGCGTACCCTTGCTATGCCGAATGGCGAGACTATCGAGCGAACGAGAAACCGGGCAAGGACTATGAGTTTATCCGTTCAGCAATGCGCGATCGTGCGTTCCGCAAGCCAACGTTGATTAACCAACGCGCAAACTACCAAGACTCGACAAAAGGGCATTTGGGTCAGGTTTCAACGGCTTGCCTGGATTATGCCGATTTGGAGGATGCAGTCCGCACGTCGGAGAATGTCAAAACGATCGAGGCGATCGATACCAAACTCGACGAGATTGCCACGATTGAGGCCAATAGTCGTAAGATTCGCAAGCAGTATGATTCGACCCTACTCGAAAAAGCTGCTGGTCAATCGCGCCAGAAATCGATTAATCAAGTCGGAGCCGATGCTGCCAAGCAGAAGTTAGCGGCGAACACGGTATCGATCAACCGACTAAAACAGGAAATCACGGGACTAAAACAGCAAGTCTTGGCACGACCGGAAGTGGTGCAGTTTCTGGGGCAAGTTCAGAATCAGTCAGCATTTGCGACGATCGAGGCAGGCTATCAACATGCCCGATTCTGGTACCCCAGTATTCAACTGTTGTTGCAGGCATTATTCTTGGTGCCATTGATCGTGATTTCCTACGGCATTCACCGTTTTGCCCTACGGAAAAACTATGGCTTGGTGGCGTTACTAAGTTGGCATCTGTTGATCATTTCGCTGATTCCCACCTTTTTCAAAATCTTTGAGTTTTTGCAGGTTGGAGCGTTATTTCAATGGGTATTTGAAACGATTTCGACGCTCTTTGGTGGCTTACTATTCCTGGTTTCCTATGTCCAGATTGGCTTGATTCCTTTGGCTGGATTCTTACTGATTAAGCTAATTCAGCGCGTCAGCAAATCGGGGGGTAATCCCCGCGCCCAAGCTGCAAATCGGATTATGCAATCACGCTGTTTGCGCTGTGCGAAGAAGGTCCGACCAGAGGATGCCCATTGTTCGCACTGTGGGTATCGTCAGTATGATGAATGCCCGAGCTGCCAGGCGATGACTCACCGCCATATGCCCCATTGCACTCATTGCGGCGCTGAGACACAGTTTAATCCGAAGTTAGAGCAATAA